The following coding sequences lie in one Treponema sp. OMZ 790 genomic window:
- a CDS encoding bifunctional oligoribonuclease/PAP phosphatase NrnA — translation MHNNSSAIRKPLIPVKLIEFLDNYENFIIAGHKEPDGDCIGSCLAMSLFLKRKNKNCILMSAGPFKRTEIKDYEKFFTDKLEISDKINPKNSGLIILDCSGFDRVGDIATLIRNFNYIIIDHHATNTERSDNSLIMPEAPSTTYLIQSIIEEMGEKPTKEEAEALFFGLCTDTGFFRHLDERSAEVFNHASRLIAAGANPKQTFMKMNGGKKFASRLLISRILDRMKPYYDGRLVISYETYDDAMEFGLESRDSDILYQLIQTMEGVEAICIVRQESPTHCSVGFRSLDKIDVSKIALSFGGGGHKQASGLYIEGKFDELIPKFVEAFGSQM, via the coding sequence ATGCATAACAACAGCTCAGCAATCAGGAAACCTTTAATTCCTGTGAAATTGATTGAATTTTTGGACAACTATGAGAATTTTATTATTGCAGGCCATAAAGAACCTGACGGCGACTGTATTGGAAGCTGTCTTGCGATGTCCTTATTCCTCAAAAGAAAAAACAAAAACTGTATTTTAATGTCCGCAGGACCTTTTAAGCGCACAGAAATCAAAGATTATGAAAAGTTTTTTACCGATAAACTTGAAATTTCAGATAAGATCAATCCCAAAAACTCAGGCCTCATAATCCTTGACTGCTCGGGTTTTGATCGGGTCGGAGACATTGCAACCCTGATTAGGAATTTTAATTATATTATAATAGACCATCATGCTACAAACACCGAAAGGTCAGATAATTCCCTTATAATGCCTGAAGCTCCTTCAACAACATATCTGATTCAGTCCATTATCGAAGAAATGGGCGAAAAACCGACAAAAGAAGAAGCGGAAGCCTTATTTTTTGGACTTTGTACTGATACAGGCTTTTTTAGACATTTAGATGAAAGAAGTGCCGAAGTTTTTAACCACGCTTCCCGTCTAATTGCAGCCGGAGCCAATCCAAAACAAACCTTTATGAAAATGAACGGAGGAAAAAAGTTTGCTTCACGCCTCCTTATTTCCCGAATTCTCGATAGAATGAAACCCTATTATGACGGAAGGCTTGTTATTTCGTATGAAACCTATGATGATGCTATGGAATTCGGACTTGAAAGCAGAGATTCAGATATATTATATCAACTGATTCAGACAATGGAAGGAGTTGAAGCTATATGTATTGTAAGGCAGGAATCTCCAACTCATTGTTCGGTAGGCTTTAGGTCTTTGGACAAGATTGATGTAAGTAAGATAGCCTTATCTTTCGGCGGAGGCGGCCATAAACAGGCTTCGGGTCTATACATCGAAGGAAAATTCGATGAACTGATACCCAAATTCGTTGAAGCCTTCGGGAGCCAAATGTAA
- a CDS encoding chemotaxis protein CheA, which produces MSDYLDINNEELLKDFFSEAEQQVEILESNVLVIEQNPEDRNAVDEIFRAAHTLKGGSATVEMTELSQFTHAMEDLLDEIRSGTVKVTGETVDLLLKSIDIIKLMLDARASGSIYSDDVSGVVNQLRSYIPQKADKKAGKSSAPKVSIPASSPPATAPKMQASASSLDVKDYFSEYELLELAETIQKGEELYAVIVKFDESNLMNSVGGIQVFAALKDYGSVLKTVPDFDALYEDEFHETVIYFLSSATDKNILEKAAFIGDVTLSASAEKLEVKNEAHKAPVPVQTASETSSQASAPVTKAPEKTEEKAAVETGEALSKPVEKSEKKQTQTASQGSGHSSSGSILRVDANRIDYLLNLVSETVITKASLNQSSIEFTELYDKFQNSSTVYKDKTRKLLDKIPDYLEKIQQGYDINSIKQDVLNEYSGLIEIFGDFDSSMKAAVTKFKSSSQNLGRISGELQEGVMKIRMVPISQIFSRFPRVVRDLSRDLNKNVQLVIEGEDTELDKSVVEDLLDPIMHCVRNSLDHGVESPEVRKSLGKSEQGILLLKASNEGNMIVIEVADDGHGIDVEAVKQKAVERGILHPNKNLTDIEAFQLVFAPGFSTSKTISSVSGRGVGLDVVKTHIEKLNGTVMVESEPNVGTRFIIKLPLTLAIIQGLLIRVGDEVYSIPITSVIESHRVKPDEINRIDNYEVFNVRDEVYSLLRLNRLFGITSAETDDDGYNYIVVVGTEEKKVGLMVDSLIGEESVVIKPLKDQFTNSPGIAGASILGDGSVSLIIDVAQLLELGLKQEMQARERREASIW; this is translated from the coding sequence ATGAGTGATTATCTTGACATCAATAACGAAGAACTGTTAAAAGATTTTTTTAGCGAAGCAGAACAACAAGTTGAAATACTTGAAAGTAATGTTTTGGTTATAGAACAAAACCCTGAAGACCGTAATGCTGTCGATGAGATATTTAGAGCTGCTCATACTTTAAAAGGCGGTTCCGCTACGGTCGAGATGACCGAGTTGTCTCAATTTACGCACGCAATGGAAGATCTTCTCGATGAGATCAGAAGCGGTACCGTTAAGGTAACCGGAGAGACTGTCGATTTATTGCTAAAATCGATAGACATAATTAAGCTCATGCTGGATGCCAGAGCTTCAGGTTCAATATACTCTGATGATGTTTCAGGCGTTGTAAACCAATTGAGATCTTATATTCCGCAAAAAGCAGATAAAAAAGCCGGCAAGTCTTCAGCTCCTAAGGTTTCCATACCTGCTTCTTCACCGCCTGCGACTGCACCTAAAATGCAGGCTTCGGCTTCAAGTTTGGATGTTAAAGATTATTTTTCGGAGTATGAGCTTCTTGAATTGGCGGAAACAATTCAAAAAGGCGAAGAATTATACGCGGTTATAGTAAAATTCGATGAATCGAATTTAATGAATTCGGTAGGCGGTATTCAGGTTTTTGCCGCTTTAAAAGACTACGGAAGCGTATTAAAAACCGTTCCCGATTTTGATGCTTTATATGAAGATGAATTTCATGAAACCGTAATTTATTTTTTATCTTCGGCTACGGACAAAAATATTTTGGAAAAAGCAGCCTTTATAGGCGATGTCACTCTTTCTGCAAGTGCCGAAAAACTTGAGGTTAAGAATGAAGCTCATAAAGCTCCCGTTCCCGTACAAACGGCTTCGGAAACTTCATCTCAGGCAAGTGCTCCTGTGACAAAGGCTCCTGAAAAGACAGAAGAAAAAGCAGCTGTAGAAACAGGCGAAGCCTTATCCAAACCTGTCGAAAAGAGCGAGAAAAAGCAGACTCAAACGGCCTCGCAAGGAAGCGGACATTCTTCCTCAGGTTCTATTTTACGTGTAGATGCAAACAGAATAGATTATCTTTTAAATCTGGTAAGTGAAACGGTTATAACAAAGGCCTCTTTAAACCAGAGCTCGATCGAATTTACTGAACTTTACGATAAATTTCAGAATTCCAGCACAGTTTACAAAGATAAAACAAGAAAACTTTTGGATAAGATTCCCGATTATCTTGAAAAAATTCAGCAGGGCTACGATATCAACTCTATAAAACAAGATGTTTTAAACGAATATTCGGGGCTTATCGAGATCTTTGGTGATTTTGATTCTTCAATGAAGGCAGCCGTAACAAAATTCAAATCTTCATCTCAAAATTTAGGCCGTATCTCAGGAGAACTTCAAGAAGGCGTTATGAAGATACGAATGGTTCCTATCAGTCAGATTTTCAGCCGCTTTCCCCGCGTAGTTCGGGATTTGTCGAGAGATTTAAATAAAAACGTTCAACTTGTGATTGAAGGTGAAGACACCGAGCTTGATAAATCGGTTGTCGAGGATTTGCTTGATCCCATAATGCACTGTGTGCGGAACTCGCTTGATCACGGTGTTGAATCGCCTGAAGTGAGAAAAAGTTTAGGGAAATCCGAACAAGGTATACTGTTACTTAAAGCAAGCAATGAAGGAAACATGATTGTTATTGAAGTTGCAGATGACGGTCATGGAATTGACGTTGAAGCAGTAAAACAAAAGGCCGTTGAAAGAGGCATTTTGCATCCCAATAAAAATCTTACGGATATTGAAGCCTTCCAATTGGTTTTTGCTCCCGGTTTTTCGACGAGTAAAACAATTTCGAGTGTGTCCGGCCGAGGCGTAGGTCTTGATGTAGTAAAGACTCACATCGAAAAATTAAACGGAACCGTAATGGTAGAATCCGAACCCAATGTGGGAACAAGATTTATTATAAAACTGCCGTTGACCTTGGCAATTATACAGGGACTTTTGATAAGGGTTGGGGACGAAGTTTACTCCATTCCGATTACTTCGGTTATAGAAAGCCACAGGGTAAAGCCCGACGAAATTAACCGTATTGATAATTATGAAGTTTTCAATGTCCGTGATGAGGTGTACAGTCTTTTAAGGCTTAACCGCCTATTCGGCATTACATCGGCAGAAACCGATGATGACGGATATAATTACATAGTTGTAGTCGGAACCGAAGAGAAAAAAGTAGGTCTCA
- a CDS encoding YebC/PmpR family DNA-binding transcriptional regulator: MSGHSKWATIKHAKGAADAKRGQLFTKFIKEISIAAKMGGGDPATNPRLRTAVLKARAANMPKDNIERAIKKGTGELGAVNYEELLYEGYGPGGVAVLVEVLTDNKNRTAASVRNIFTKSGGNLGATGSVAYMFNRKGVIEYDAEIVNEEAIMEVALEAGAEDIATEDGVITVTTDPNDFASVLEALQEKGFESVSAAVSMVPDTYVALDADTTQKALKMIDKLEEDDDVQTVSTNIDIPEGFEMPE; the protein is encoded by the coding sequence ATGTCAGGACATAGTAAATGGGCTACAATTAAACATGCCAAAGGAGCAGCTGATGCTAAAAGAGGCCAGCTGTTTACTAAATTTATTAAAGAAATTTCAATTGCTGCAAAAATGGGCGGCGGAGATCCCGCTACCAACCCCAGACTTAGAACAGCCGTTTTAAAAGCTCGTGCTGCAAATATGCCTAAGGATAATATAGAAAGAGCTATTAAAAAAGGAACGGGAGAACTCGGTGCCGTAAACTATGAAGAATTATTGTATGAAGGTTATGGGCCCGGCGGAGTTGCCGTTTTGGTTGAAGTCTTAACGGACAATAAAAATAGAACAGCCGCCAGTGTCAGAAATATTTTTACAAAAAGCGGCGGAAACTTGGGTGCAACAGGTTCCGTAGCCTATATGTTTAACCGAAAAGGCGTTATTGAATATGATGCAGAAATTGTAAATGAAGAAGCAATTATGGAAGTTGCTCTCGAAGCCGGAGCCGAAGACATTGCAACTGAAGACGGCGTTATTACCGTTACCACAGATCCAAATGACTTTGCATCTGTGCTTGAAGCCTTACAGGAGAAAGGTTTTGAATCCGTATCTGCTGCCGTTTCCATGGTTCCCGATACCTATGTAGCTTTGGATGCCGATACAACTCAAAAAGCTTTGAAGATGATCGATAAGTTGGAAGAGGATGATGACGTCCAAACAGTTTCCACAAATATTGACATCCCTGAAGGATTTGAAATGCCGGAATAA
- the gap gene encoding type I glyceraldehyde-3-phosphate dehydrogenase, with amino-acid sequence MKVAINGFGRIGRLVFQALVNQNLLGKDKFDVVAVVDLSTDAKYFAYQLKYDSVQGKMNAEIGTDGDDVLVVNGHKIKCISGKGLTPAQLPWKALGIDVVIESTGIYTNEKAYEHLDAGAKKVIISAPGKSKDPAKPIKTFVMGVNENEYKPAEHHVVSNASCTTNCLAPVVHILLKEGFGIETGLMTTIHAYTATQKTVDGVSLKDWRGGRAAAVNIIPSTTGAAKAVGEVLPSTKGKLTGMSFRVPTPTGSVVDLTIRTEKDSSIEEIDAAIKKASESYLKGVLAYCDEEIVSTDIIHDSHSSIYDSKATLQNNLPGEKRFFKLVSWYDNEWGYSNRVIDLLKFITK; translated from the coding sequence ATGAAGGTAGCTATCAACGGATTCGGAAGAATCGGAAGACTTGTTTTTCAAGCCTTGGTAAATCAAAATTTACTCGGAAAGGACAAATTCGATGTTGTTGCAGTTGTTGACCTTTCAACGGATGCAAAGTATTTTGCCTATCAGTTAAAATATGATTCGGTACAAGGCAAGATGAATGCCGAAATCGGCACTGACGGAGATGATGTTCTGGTTGTAAACGGTCATAAAATCAAATGTATATCCGGCAAAGGTCTGACACCGGCTCAATTACCGTGGAAGGCTCTTGGAATCGATGTAGTAATCGAAAGTACAGGTATTTATACAAACGAAAAAGCTTATGAACATCTTGATGCCGGAGCAAAAAAAGTTATCATTTCCGCCCCCGGAAAAAGTAAAGATCCGGCAAAACCCATCAAAACCTTTGTTATGGGCGTAAATGAAAATGAGTACAAGCCGGCAGAGCATCATGTAGTTTCAAATGCAAGCTGTACAACCAATTGTTTGGCTCCTGTTGTCCATATTCTTTTAAAAGAAGGTTTTGGAATTGAGACAGGTCTTATGACTACAATCCACGCCTACACGGCAACTCAAAAGACGGTAGACGGAGTTTCTCTAAAAGACTGGAGAGGCGGACGGGCTGCAGCTGTAAACATAATCCCTTCAACCACAGGAGCTGCAAAGGCTGTAGGTGAAGTTTTGCCCTCCACAAAGGGAAAGCTCACAGGCATGTCCTTTAGAGTTCCTACCCCGACAGGTTCTGTTGTTGACTTAACAATACGCACCGAAAAAGATAGCAGCATCGAAGAAATCGATGCTGCTATCAAAAAAGCCTCGGAAAGCTATCTAAAGGGTGTTCTAGCCTATTGTGATGAAGAAATAGTATCGACGGATATCATCCATGATTCTCATTCTTCAATATACGACAGCAAAGCAACCTTACAAAACAATCTTCCCGGTGAAAAGAGATTTTTTAAACTTGTTTCATGGTATGACAATGAATGGGGTTATTCCAACAGAGTAATAGATTTACTTAAATTTATTACAAAGTAA
- a CDS encoding aminopeptidase P family protein yields MNIRDRVAALRQKMKEHSLSAYLIPSSDPHQSEYLPENYKTREFISGFTGSAGTVLVTKDKAILWTDGRYFLQAEKQLEGSGIELYKMMEPGVPTVNEFLKSALKPGEKLGMDGKVVSVYSFDSMQKELGGIELVTDIDLIDEIWKDRPQAVLSEAFILEEKYTGKSAKEKIEEVRSMLTEKKADSTVIGALEDVCYLFNVRGRDVRCNPVVTAYAIIDKTRAIIFISPKQLTDEVESYFVSQGVTVMGYEDVFAEAAKLTGKVYIDPARTNVYLYSQIKANVEKGLNLTSTLKAIKNAVELKNFDDAMEKDGAAMVKILKWVEENAGKGITEWDVSEKLLKFRAEGKDFLEESFETISGYGPNGAIIHYAPSPAESAKLQPKSFLLLDSGGQYLNGTTDITRTIKLGELTEQEKTDYTLVLKAHISLARAKFKAGTTGHAIDTIPREHLWARGRDYKHGTGHGVGYVLSVHEGPQSISSRFLDVPMKIGMVTSNEPGLYVAGSHGIRIESLVVTTDFMKTEDGEFYQFKTITLCPIDTRPIVPGILSAEDIEWLNEYHKEVCERLTPYLDEQHKVFLKERTRAI; encoded by the coding sequence ATGAATATACGAGATAGAGTTGCCGCTCTAAGGCAAAAAATGAAGGAGCATTCTTTAAGTGCTTATTTGATCCCTTCTTCCGATCCTCATCAAAGTGAGTATTTACCCGAAAACTATAAAACACGCGAGTTTATTTCGGGTTTTACGGGATCTGCAGGAACCGTTCTTGTTACCAAGGATAAGGCTATTTTATGGACGGACGGCCGTTACTTTTTACAGGCTGAAAAGCAGCTTGAAGGATCCGGAATTGAACTTTATAAAATGATGGAGCCGGGGGTTCCCACCGTAAACGAGTTTTTAAAATCCGCTTTAAAACCGGGTGAAAAACTCGGAATGGATGGTAAGGTTGTATCTGTTTACAGCTTTGATTCTATGCAAAAAGAGCTTGGTGGTATTGAACTTGTTACAGATATCGACCTAATAGACGAAATCTGGAAAGACCGTCCTCAGGCTGTTTTAAGTGAAGCTTTTATCTTAGAGGAAAAATACACAGGAAAATCCGCAAAAGAAAAGATTGAAGAAGTCCGCTCCATGCTTACCGAAAAAAAAGCCGATTCTACGGTTATCGGAGCCCTTGAAGATGTCTGCTATCTTTTTAATGTCCGCGGAAGAGATGTAAGATGTAATCCTGTTGTTACCGCTTATGCAATAATCGATAAAACTAGGGCAATTATTTTTATTTCGCCGAAACAGTTAACCGACGAGGTTGAATCATACTTTGTTTCTCAAGGGGTTACGGTAATGGGGTATGAAGATGTCTTTGCAGAAGCCGCAAAACTTACAGGAAAGGTTTACATAGATCCTGCAAGAACAAATGTGTATTTGTACAGCCAAATCAAAGCAAATGTTGAAAAAGGTTTAAATCTAACCTCAACGCTTAAAGCAATAAAAAATGCCGTTGAGCTTAAAAACTTCGATGACGCTATGGAAAAAGACGGCGCCGCAATGGTAAAAATCCTAAAATGGGTAGAGGAAAATGCAGGAAAAGGTATTACAGAATGGGATGTAAGCGAAAAACTCTTAAAATTCAGGGCAGAAGGCAAGGACTTTTTAGAAGAAAGTTTTGAGACCATCTCAGGCTACGGCCCCAACGGTGCCATCATTCACTATGCGCCTTCCCCTGCCGAATCTGCAAAACTTCAACCTAAGAGTTTCTTGCTTTTGGACAGCGGAGGACAGTATCTAAACGGTACAACAGATATTACTCGAACCATAAAACTTGGAGAACTTACAGAGCAGGAAAAAACGGACTACACACTCGTTTTAAAAGCCCATATTTCCCTTGCCCGTGCTAAATTTAAGGCCGGAACCACCGGACATGCTATCGATACCATCCCCAGAGAGCACCTTTGGGCTAGAGGACGGGACTACAAACACGGTACAGGCCACGGGGTAGGTTATGTGCTTTCCGTTCATGAAGGACCTCAATCGATTTCAAGCCGATTTTTAGATGTTCCAATGAAAATCGGTATGGTAACTTCCAATGAGCCCGGTCTCTATGTTGCAGGAAGTCACGGAATACGTATAGAAAGTTTGGTGGTTACTACCGATTTTATGAAAACCGAAGACGGAGAATTCTATCAATTTAAAACGATTACCCTTTGCCCCATTGATACACGACCCATTGTACCCGGAATCTTGTCGGCAGAGGATATCGAATGGCTCAACGAATATCATAAAGAGGTTTGTGAAAGACTTACACCTTATCTGGATGAACAGCACAAGGTATTCTTAAAAGAAAGAACAAGGGCAATTTAA